Proteins from one Desulfitobacterium chlororespirans DSM 11544 genomic window:
- a CDS encoding methyl-accepting chemotaxis protein, producing the protein MISIRDLNAVKEFVQITSINAMSKPIVIITQGETITWKLPSPEFDITSLSVGTTLAKEGPAYQAILQKTQVTGELPASVYGTAVTITAIPLVDDAGETAGSLAVFQQTIYPTTFSFLQMAPMLIEMLPRGFILYLTDLEKITYKQTSPDFELPLIQTGTPLANIDNALKAIQTRRPAFTMVEESRFGTPLLMVNYPLYNQAGSVIATFGIISSKKVGYQLLRMSENLNKGLSEISSAIEQLTATASQIYENEQILNTEIKKVISLSEEIEGVSHFIKEIADETKMLGLNAAIEAARAREAGNGFGVVAEEIRYLSEQSKSTVPKIKKLTDTIKDNINGVINKSNISLRSTEEQAASSQEITASIQEITALSQELLHLSGILTGQS; encoded by the coding sequence ATGATTTCTATCAGGGATTTAAATGCTGTCAAAGAATTCGTCCAGATCACATCTATTAACGCAATGAGCAAACCAATAGTTATCATTACCCAAGGAGAAACCATCACCTGGAAATTGCCTTCCCCCGAATTTGATATCACCTCTTTAAGTGTCGGAACAACACTTGCCAAAGAAGGTCCGGCTTATCAAGCGATTCTTCAAAAGACGCAGGTAACAGGAGAACTTCCGGCCTCAGTCTACGGAACGGCGGTCACGATTACCGCCATACCCTTAGTAGACGATGCAGGAGAGACTGCCGGCAGCTTGGCTGTTTTCCAGCAAACAATATATCCCACTACCTTCTCTTTTCTGCAAATGGCCCCTATGTTAATAGAAATGCTCCCAAGGGGTTTCATTCTATACCTGACTGATTTAGAGAAAATCACCTACAAACAAACTTCACCCGATTTTGAGCTGCCCTTGATTCAAACTGGAACCCCATTAGCAAACATAGATAACGCTTTAAAAGCAATTCAGACAAGGCGGCCGGCGTTTACCATGGTTGAAGAAAGCCGCTTTGGAACTCCCCTGCTCATGGTTAATTACCCGCTGTATAATCAAGCCGGCTCAGTGATTGCAACCTTTGGGATAATTTCATCGAAAAAGGTTGGCTATCAATTGCTGAGAATGTCGGAAAATCTAAATAAAGGCCTCAGTGAGATATCCTCCGCCATCGAACAATTGACGGCAACAGCCTCTCAGATCTATGAGAATGAACAAATACTCAATACGGAAATTAAAAAGGTCATCTCTCTTTCAGAAGAAATAGAAGGAGTATCCCATTTTATCAAAGAGATCGCCGATGAAACCAAGATGCTCGGATTAAATGCAGCGATTGAAGCCGCCAGGGCCAGGGAAGCGGGAAACGGATTCGGGGTTGTTGCGGAAGAAATCCGCTACCTGTCTGAGCAATCCAAGAGCACCGTACCCAAAATAAAAAAACTGACCGACACGATCAAAGACAATATCAACGGAGTCATTAATAAAAGCAACATTTCCCTGCGGTCCACGGAAGAACAGGCCGCCTCTTCCCAAGAAATTACAGCCAGCATCCAGGAAATCACTGCTTTATCGCAAGAGTTATTGCATCTTTCCGGCATTTTAACCGGTCAGTCCTGA
- a CDS encoding MFS transporter translates to MNANVNAPLPWYKGINKEQWSALIAGYLGWALDAFDTLLYSFTIISFMHAWNLSTGTTGLVATLSLLASSLGGIIFGIIADKIGRMKALTYSILLYALATGLCGFSQNIWQLLVLRLFVGLGLGGEWTAGATMISETWPKEHRGKALAIMQSAYAVGGMVASLIGGAIIAYFGWRVLYFVGALPALLVFYIRRNVKEPQIWLEKGAMASKSEKRDFPLIAIFKGQQLRKVLLGTLFVGLIMIASVPYGTWSSAYLATPVAKGGAGVSAINSTLMIFPTYFGMLFGYLFFGFLSDKFGRKKTFALFLLLASFFSPFQVYTAQISVFLYLLIGPIVGFFKVGTYSGLGPLLSELFPTRFRSTAVGFCYSIGRGMGALAVTVVGFYAQTFGLRNVLMATGIFFLLSFFFSFLLPETAGKELD, encoded by the coding sequence ATGAATGCCAATGTTAATGCACCTCTTCCCTGGTATAAAGGAATTAATAAAGAGCAGTGGTCTGCGTTGATCGCTGGATATCTGGGATGGGCTTTGGACGCATTCGATACGTTATTATACTCATTTACCATCATTTCTTTTATGCATGCCTGGAACCTGTCCACGGGAACAACGGGTTTGGTGGCAACATTGTCACTATTGGCCTCTTCCCTGGGTGGAATCATTTTCGGCATTATTGCCGATAAAATTGGCCGCATGAAGGCTTTGACGTATTCAATCCTGCTTTATGCACTGGCCACAGGTCTTTGCGGTTTTAGCCAAAATATCTGGCAGCTCCTAGTTTTACGTTTGTTCGTAGGCTTGGGCTTGGGCGGTGAATGGACCGCCGGGGCAACCATGATCTCGGAGACCTGGCCCAAAGAGCATCGGGGCAAAGCCCTGGCCATCATGCAATCGGCCTACGCTGTGGGCGGCATGGTCGCTTCTTTAATCGGGGGCGCGATCATCGCCTATTTCGGCTGGCGGGTTCTTTACTTCGTCGGCGCATTACCGGCCTTATTGGTATTCTACATTCGCCGAAATGTTAAAGAACCGCAAATCTGGCTAGAAAAAGGAGCAATGGCCTCCAAGTCTGAAAAAAGAGACTTCCCTCTGATTGCTATTTTTAAAGGCCAACAGCTGAGGAAAGTCTTGCTAGGCACTCTGTTTGTCGGACTGATCATGATCGCCAGTGTTCCTTACGGCACTTGGTCCTCAGCCTATCTTGCCACCCCGGTAGCCAAAGGTGGAGCCGGAGTATCTGCCATCAACAGTACCTTAATGATCTTCCCCACCTATTTCGGAATGCTCTTTGGCTATTTATTCTTCGGTTTTTTAAGTGATAAATTTGGCCGCAAGAAAACCTTCGCCTTGTTTCTACTTCTGGCCTCCTTCTTTTCCCCATTCCAGGTCTATACCGCCCAGATCTCCGTCTTCTTATACTTATTGATCGGTCCGATCGTAGGTTTTTTCAAAGTCGGGACCTATTCCGGTCTGGGTCCCCTGCTCTCCGAACTCTTTCCAACCCGGTTCAGGAGCACTGCTGTAGGCTTTTGCTATAGCATCGGCCGGGGCATGGGAGCCCTGGCCGTGACGGTGGTGGGCTTCTATGCCCAAACCTTCGGATTAAGGAATGTCTTGATGGCAACGGGAATCTTCTTCCTCCTTTCTTTCTTCTTCTCTTTCCTGCTGCCGGAAACAGCGGGCAAGGAACTGGACTAA
- a CDS encoding SDR family NAD(P)-dependent oxidoreductase translates to MEKFLRFDGKNVVVTGGSGGIGEKICTLFAEKGARVIIADIRADEAEIIEFYQTKGFELFYQPMDVSDPESVRAGAASIREKYGGADILVTAAGVGAVHPALDYPDEAWQRVLSINLNGTFYCAREFARHMIEKGKGSMICISSIAALKALRPETNISYGVSKAAVTHLCKLLASEWTEYNIRINAVAPGYTATGALTKMQNYLPLWLEQIPMHRLLEPLEIAQAVLFLASDAASGITGTQLMVDGGYSAW, encoded by the coding sequence ATGGAGAAATTTTTGAGATTTGATGGTAAAAATGTTGTTGTTACCGGCGGCTCAGGCGGAATCGGTGAAAAAATCTGCACCCTGTTTGCCGAGAAGGGAGCCCGTGTCATTATTGCTGATATCCGAGCTGATGAAGCGGAAATCATTGAATTCTATCAAACAAAAGGATTTGAGCTTTTTTATCAACCTATGGACGTATCCGACCCGGAATCAGTTCGGGCCGGTGCTGCCTCGATCCGTGAAAAATATGGCGGGGCAGATATCCTTGTGACCGCAGCTGGTGTAGGAGCGGTTCATCCTGCCCTGGATTACCCTGACGAAGCCTGGCAGAGAGTTCTGAGCATCAACCTTAATGGAACCTTTTATTGTGCCCGAGAATTTGCCCGCCATATGATCGAAAAAGGCAAAGGAAGTATGATCTGTATTTCATCCATCGCAGCACTTAAAGCCCTGCGTCCTGAAACCAACATCAGTTATGGAGTATCCAAAGCGGCCGTAACACACCTTTGCAAACTTCTGGCCAGCGAATGGACTGAATACAACATCAGGATCAATGCGGTGGCTCCCGGCTATACAGCAACAGGAGCTTTAACTAAAATGCAAAACTATCTACCCCTCTGGCTGGAGCAAATTCCGATGCACCGTCTGCTGGAACCCCTTGAAATTGCCCAGGCCGTTTTATTTCTCGCCTCCGATGCCGCCAGCGGTATCACTGGCACCCAACTTATGGTGGATGGAGGCTACTCCGCCTGGTAA
- a CDS encoding cytochrome c biogenesis CcdA family protein, translating to MDSLAHSLMLGMENGSSWLMVSMFMGGIVLSINPCMGAMIPLVIGGARQEGYSRVIQFILGFTLTLMLIGALAAQVGILFRLPAMYWTIFLGVLYLVAGAILLGFRFPVKVSGFYVTRKNGPLRHIYQKSLSPWVLGSFFALAPSPCTTPVILMMSGTAMASGHMIYSSLALGAFGLGHSLLLAMAFVPGVRRLFKMNRWTQQLRPVIGILLILLSGYILVTQPGFEQAMSGHQH from the coding sequence ATGGATTCCTTAGCTCACTCTTTGATGCTCGGTATGGAAAATGGCTCCTCGTGGTTAATGGTCTCCATGTTTATGGGAGGAATTGTTCTGTCCATTAATCCCTGCATGGGAGCCATGATCCCCTTAGTAATAGGTGGGGCACGTCAGGAAGGGTATAGCCGGGTTATTCAATTTATCTTAGGGTTTACCTTAACCCTGATGCTGATCGGCGCTCTGGCCGCCCAGGTGGGGATACTTTTCCGTTTACCTGCTATGTACTGGACTATCTTCTTAGGCGTTTTATACCTTGTTGCCGGAGCAATCCTGCTGGGTTTCCGGTTTCCCGTCAAGGTCTCGGGGTTTTATGTGACCCGGAAAAACGGTCCTCTCCGACATATTTACCAAAAAAGCCTGAGCCCCTGGGTTCTGGGAAGTTTTTTCGCATTGGCCCCCTCTCCTTGTACTACACCGGTTATTCTGATGATGAGCGGAACGGCGATGGCCAGTGGTCACATGATTTACTCTTCCTTAGCTTTAGGAGCTTTCGGGCTGGGCCATAGCCTCCTGCTGGCTATGGCCTTTGTCCCCGGGGTAAGAAGATTATTTAAGATGAACAGGTGGACCCAGCAGCTGCGTCCGGTGATAGGTATCTTATTGATTCTGCTGTCAGGCTATATCCTGGTGACACAACCTGGATTTGAACAGGCCATGTCAGGACATCAACATTAA
- a CDS encoding NusG domain II-containing protein — MKKVEKLLIIGIVLISSILLGTMTLAKPAQANASIVIVIDNEVKQRIPLVVEEEMQTYEFKFGEQTGYLEVKNGKLRMLEMPKEICPEGICSETGWIARPSQAIVCLPNKIIVTIQGLDDKSDEIL; from the coding sequence ATGAAAAAAGTTGAGAAGCTGCTCATTATCGGCATCGTGCTCATAAGCAGTATTTTGCTGGGCACGATGACCCTGGCAAAACCCGCTCAGGCAAATGCCAGCATTGTTATTGTCATTGACAATGAAGTAAAGCAAAGAATCCCGCTTGTGGTTGAAGAGGAAATGCAAACCTATGAATTTAAGTTTGGAGAGCAAACCGGTTATCTTGAAGTGAAAAACGGTAAACTAAGAATGCTGGAGATGCCTAAAGAGATTTGCCCTGAGGGGATTTGCTCGGAAACCGGCTGGATTGCCAGGCCAAGCCAAGCCATCGTTTGCTTACCCAATAAAATTATTGTCACGATCCAGGGACTGGATGATAAAAGCGACGAAATACTCTAG
- a CDS encoding fumarylacetoacetate hydrolase family protein codes for MPVLIKNIVCVGRNYAQHAQELNNAIPQAPLLFTKPTHSLAEANGGEILFPGERGQIQYEAELVFHIGRPYEPGIKADDLVDQMAIGIDFTLRDVQTELKAKGYPWVLAKGFINSAVLTPWQPFPGLGAMLDVEFSLDKNGCEVQRGKMREMIFDLQTVIDYTALHLGLGEGDILFTGTPAGVGAVLDRDRFVCKLADQELGSCLIKLSK; via the coding sequence ATGCCCGTCTTGATTAAAAACATAGTGTGCGTAGGCCGCAATTATGCACAACATGCTCAGGAGCTCAATAATGCGATTCCGCAAGCACCGCTGTTGTTTACTAAACCTACCCATTCTCTGGCTGAGGCCAATGGCGGCGAGATCCTTTTCCCGGGGGAGCGGGGCCAGATTCAATATGAAGCAGAACTGGTCTTTCATATCGGCAGACCCTATGAGCCTGGGATTAAAGCCGACGACCTTGTGGACCAAATGGCAATCGGTATCGACTTTACTTTACGGGATGTCCAGACAGAGTTGAAAGCAAAAGGCTATCCCTGGGTACTGGCCAAAGGGTTTATCAACTCGGCCGTCCTTACCCCTTGGCAGCCTTTCCCCGGACTTGGAGCCATGCTGGATGTTGAGTTTTCACTGGATAAGAATGGCTGCGAGGTTCAACGGGGCAAGATGAGGGAGATGATTTTTGACCTTCAAACAGTGATTGATTATACGGCCCTCCACCTTGGACTTGGCGAGGGGGATATTCTTTTTACCGGTACTCCCGCTGGAGTCGGGGCGGTTCTTGACAGAGACCGCTTTGTATGTAAATTGGCGGATCAAGAATTGGGAAGCTGCTTGATCAAGCTTTCAAAATAA
- a CDS encoding NifB/NifX family molybdenum-iron cluster-binding protein produces the protein MLKIAVASEMEKVAEHFGHCVNFNIFEAEKSRIVKSGCIPNPGHKPGFLPNFLNDMGVNVIISGGMGAGAIDIFNEKGIEVITGAAGNTQDVVEEYLKGNLKSTGSVCHEHQHHGECGE, from the coding sequence ATGCTTAAAATCGCGGTAGCAAGTGAAATGGAAAAAGTGGCGGAGCATTTTGGCCACTGCGTAAACTTCAACATCTTTGAAGCTGAAAAGAGCAGGATTGTTAAGAGCGGATGCATACCAAATCCTGGGCATAAGCCTGGTTTTCTGCCCAACTTCCTCAATGACATGGGCGTCAATGTGATCATCTCAGGTGGCATGGGGGCAGGTGCCATCGATATCTTTAATGAAAAAGGCATCGAAGTGATCACGGGAGCCGCCGGCAATACCCAGGATGTTGTGGAAGAATATCTTAAGGGTAATCTGAAATCCACCGGTTCTGTTTGTCATGAGCATCAACATCATGGTGAGTGCGGAGAGTGA
- a CDS encoding Mrp/NBP35 family ATP-binding protein — MSEQCNESCSSCGEDCADRKEGTPDFSAKLHEQSRVKKVIGIVSGKGGVGKSLVTSMLAVTMKKRGYHTAILDADVTGPSIPKAFGLKEKARGGESGLIPVKSEAGIDIMSINLLLPKDTDPVIWRGPIIAGIVKQFWTDAIWRDVDFMFIDMPPGTGDVPLTVFQSLPVDGIIVVTSPQELVAMIVTKAVNMAKVMNIPVLGLVENMSYFKCPDNGKEYRIFGESHIEEIAVEHHLKILAKLPIEPQIAAACDQGAIEQVEEHWFDLAAELLEKMEGIKHA; from the coding sequence ATGAGCGAACAATGCAATGAAAGCTGCAGCAGTTGCGGGGAGGACTGCGCAGACCGCAAAGAAGGCACCCCCGATTTCTCGGCAAAGCTGCATGAGCAGAGCAGGGTTAAAAAGGTCATCGGCATCGTCAGCGGCAAAGGAGGGGTCGGCAAATCCCTGGTTACCTCCATGCTCGCCGTTACCATGAAGAAAAGGGGCTATCATACGGCGATTCTCGATGCGGATGTAACCGGACCTTCTATTCCCAAAGCTTTTGGTCTTAAGGAGAAGGCCAGGGGCGGTGAATCCGGACTGATTCCTGTTAAAAGTGAAGCCGGTATTGATATTATGTCGATTAATTTACTTTTGCCAAAGGATACCGATCCTGTGATTTGGCGAGGGCCGATTATCGCCGGGATCGTCAAGCAATTCTGGACAGATGCCATCTGGAGGGATGTGGATTTTATGTTCATCGACATGCCCCCCGGAACCGGTGATGTTCCCCTCACAGTATTTCAATCCCTGCCGGTGGATGGAATTATCGTTGTCACTTCCCCTCAGGAGCTGGTAGCCATGATTGTCACCAAGGCAGTCAATATGGCGAAGGTGATGAATATTCCCGTTCTGGGTTTGGTGGAGAATATGTCTTATTTTAAATGCCCTGACAACGGCAAGGAGTATCGGATTTTTGGCGAAAGTCATATAGAGGAGATCGCTGTTGAACATCATTTAAAGATTCTCGCTAAATTGCCGATTGAACCCCAAATAGCCGCGGCCTGCGATCAGGGAGCCATCGAACAGGTTGAGGAACATTGGTTTGATTTGGCAGCCGAACTATTGGAAAAAATGGAGGGAATAAAACATGCTTAA
- a CDS encoding MBL fold metallo-hydrolase produces MIIKTLVENTAIAEDFGSEHGLSLYIETKTHKLLFDVGASGLFWQNAAKLNVDIAEVDFLIISHGHYDHGGGLREFLRENTKAKVFLHPLAFEKHYALCSDNELAWIGLEDDLKENGQIVLTSDQFLITEGIWVFSNTIRSEPLPVFNKGLLREENGQTTEDTFAHEQNLVIEEESKTLLVTGCAHNGIANILEQFHKLKGHMPDYVIGGFHLSSPSSDDHESFVRLDKLSQYLMDTKASYYTCHCTGRKPYERLRARMGESINYLSAGSTLTI; encoded by the coding sequence ATGATAATTAAAACTTTAGTGGAGAATACAGCCATCGCGGAGGATTTCGGCAGCGAGCATGGTCTTAGCTTGTATATAGAAACAAAAACTCATAAACTGCTCTTCGATGTCGGGGCAAGCGGACTCTTTTGGCAAAATGCCGCAAAACTCAATGTGGATATTGCTGAGGTGGATTTTCTGATCATCTCCCATGGCCATTATGATCATGGTGGAGGACTGAGAGAGTTTTTACGGGAAAACACCAAAGCAAAAGTGTTTTTACATCCTCTCGCTTTTGAAAAACACTATGCTTTATGCTCAGATAATGAATTGGCATGGATCGGCCTGGAGGATGACCTCAAGGAGAACGGGCAAATTGTCCTGACTTCCGATCAATTTCTGATCACTGAGGGCATTTGGGTCTTCTCGAATACCATTCGCTCAGAGCCCCTTCCCGTATTCAACAAAGGGTTGCTCAGGGAGGAAAATGGTCAGACCACGGAGGATACTTTTGCGCATGAACAAAACCTTGTCATTGAGGAAGAGAGCAAAACTCTTTTAGTAACAGGCTGTGCCCATAATGGGATTGCCAATATCCTTGAGCAGTTTCATAAATTAAAAGGTCATATGCCGGATTATGTGATCGGTGGATTTCATCTTTCCAGCCCCTCTTCAGATGACCATGAAAGCTTTGTGAGGCTCGACAAGTTAAGCCAATACTTGATGGATACTAAGGCAAGCTATTACACCTGTCATTGTACAGGCCGAAAGCCTTATGAACGGCTGAGAGCCAGGATGGGTGAGAGTATCAATTATTTGTCGGCAGGCAGTACGCTAACAATCTAA
- a CDS encoding ATP-binding protein, whose amino-acid sequence MKQLLILSGKGGTGKTTIASALIKLADARAYGDCDVDAPNLHLIAGQSSEPAKLDYYGLPKARIDPELCSRCDLCRQNCRFDAVSAGSTYRVDPFACEGCGVCQALCQAGAITLKPAAAGELMLYTHQEKVFSTAQLKMGSGTSGKLVTEVKKRLKAAGGAAELAIIDGSPGIGCPVIASLSGVDMVLIVAEPSLSGISDMERIINTAAKFGTKAAICINKADTNPAHTERIEEYCQRQELPLVGKIPFDFAAVEAINKGLTIVDSECASGTAAREVYNQVMELMAK is encoded by the coding sequence ATGAAACAGCTGCTTATTCTTAGCGGGAAAGGAGGGACTGGAAAAACCACCATCGCCAGTGCCTTGATCAAGCTTGCCGACGCCAGGGCTTATGGGGATTGTGATGTAGATGCTCCCAATCTGCACCTCATTGCAGGACAGAGCTCAGAACCGGCGAAGCTGGATTACTATGGGCTGCCCAAAGCCCGGATAGATCCCGAACTGTGCAGCCGATGCGATCTATGCAGGCAAAACTGCCGGTTTGATGCTGTTTCAGCAGGGAGTACCTATAGAGTAGATCCTTTTGCCTGTGAAGGCTGTGGAGTCTGTCAGGCTTTGTGTCAGGCCGGGGCCATAACCCTAAAGCCTGCCGCGGCCGGTGAATTGATGCTATATACCCATCAGGAAAAAGTGTTTTCAACAGCACAACTGAAGATGGGGAGCGGGACTTCCGGCAAGTTAGTCACTGAGGTCAAGAAACGGCTGAAAGCGGCAGGGGGTGCGGCCGAGCTGGCGATTATCGACGGCTCTCCCGGAATTGGCTGCCCTGTCATAGCCTCCCTCAGCGGCGTGGATATGGTTTTGATTGTGGCGGAACCTTCCTTATCAGGGATCAGTGATATGGAGCGCATCATCAATACAGCGGCCAAATTCGGTACGAAAGCGGCCATCTGCATCAATAAAGCGGATACCAACCCCGCCCATACAGAGAGGATCGAGGAGTATTGCCAAAGGCAGGAACTGCCCTTGGTGGGAAAAATTCCGTTCGATTTCGCTGCCGTTGAAGCCATCAATAAGGGGCTGACGATTGTGGATAGTGAGTGCGCATCGGGAACAGCAGCAAGAGAGGTCTATAACCAAGTGATGGAGCTTATGGCAAAGTAA
- a CDS encoding 4Fe-4S dicluster domain-containing protein — translation MKIAVLSGKGGTGKTLVSVNLAAAAQRSTYIDCDVEEPNGHLFFKPEVLQEEEITVKIPRVEDKLCQGCRKCVDFCQFNALAYIKEKLIVFEDVCHSCGGCILLCPEKALTEKDKGIGKVQKGLSDQVRVYTGILDIGEVSGVPIIKKLLSENKSYESQSDENRSNENEPESDQLTFIDCPPGSACSVMESIKDADYCLLVAEPTLFGVHNLNMVHELVKIFNKPCGVVLNKSLEGENPAETFCLEKNIRILSRLPFDHELGRLNSNAEIAVRKSEHYKALFSALLETVTKEVQHETAAYS, via the coding sequence ATGAAGATAGCTGTCCTCAGCGGCAAGGGCGGCACCGGCAAAACACTGGTATCCGTGAACTTAGCTGCGGCAGCCCAGCGCTCCACCTATATAGACTGTGATGTTGAAGAGCCCAATGGGCATCTCTTCTTTAAACCTGAGGTTCTTCAGGAGGAAGAAATAACAGTCAAAATTCCCAGGGTTGAGGATAAGCTGTGCCAGGGGTGCCGGAAATGCGTCGATTTCTGCCAATTCAATGCCCTTGCCTATATCAAAGAAAAGCTGATCGTGTTTGAAGATGTTTGTCATTCCTGCGGGGGCTGTATCCTCCTTTGTCCAGAAAAGGCCCTGACAGAGAAAGATAAGGGTATCGGCAAAGTTCAAAAAGGGCTGTCTGATCAGGTAAGGGTCTATACTGGCATACTGGATATCGGTGAAGTTTCGGGTGTCCCGATCATAAAAAAGCTTCTGAGTGAGAACAAATCGTATGAGAGCCAATCAGATGAGAACCGATCAAATGAGAACGAACCGGAATCCGACCAACTCACCTTCATCGACTGTCCTCCGGGCAGTGCCTGTAGTGTTATGGAGAGCATCAAGGATGCGGATTACTGTCTGTTGGTCGCTGAGCCAACTTTGTTTGGCGTTCATAATCTCAATATGGTCCATGAACTGGTCAAGATCTTTAATAAGCCCTGCGGGGTCGTGCTGAACAAGAGCTTGGAAGGAGAAAATCCAGCGGAAACGTTTTGCTTGGAAAAAAATATTAGGATCTTAAGCCGCCTGCCTTTTGATCATGAGCTGGGAAGGTTGAACTCCAATGCCGAAATTGCTGTCAGGAAAAGTGAACACTACAAGGCTCTGTTTTCCGCTCTGCTTGAAACAGTGACCAAGGAGGTGCAGCATGAAACAGCTGCTTATTCTTAG
- a CDS encoding NifB/NifX family molybdenum-iron cluster-binding protein, producing the protein MKLAIPVDEKTMKTNVCVSFGRAPYFLIYDTESKEGTFIDNSAALSTGGAGVKAAQIIVDHKVDALLVPRCGENAAEIFKAADIKLFKTTTLWAQENIDACTAGKLPVLDKVHAGLHGHGGH; encoded by the coding sequence ATGAAGTTGGCAATACCCGTAGATGAAAAAACCATGAAAACCAATGTCTGTGTATCTTTTGGACGGGCTCCTTATTTTCTTATTTATGATACGGAAAGCAAAGAAGGTACCTTTATCGACAACAGCGCAGCGTTAAGCACAGGAGGAGCAGGGGTTAAGGCTGCTCAAATCATCGTCGATCACAAGGTTGATGCCCTGCTTGTGCCCCGCTGCGGCGAAAATGCGGCCGAGATTTTTAAAGCGGCTGATATCAAATTGTTTAAAACCACAACCCTTTGGGCCCAGGAAAATATTGATGCCTGTACAGCCGGAAAGCTGCCGGTTCTGGATAAGGTTCATGCCGGATTGCACGGCCACGGAGGCCATTGA
- a CDS encoding DUF134 domain-containing protein, which translates to MPRPMKWRKVCCLPESNRFGPLDLNGDDQNQVKMTVDEYETIRLIDLEGFTQEECAKKMNVARTTVQGIYIEARKKLAESLVNGKVLQIEGGEYRLCDGLGNGCGQGCQKRRRRMGCAGQEE; encoded by the coding sequence ATGCCAAGACCCATGAAATGGAGAAAGGTCTGCTGTCTGCCTGAAAGCAATCGCTTCGGTCCTCTGGACTTAAATGGGGATGATCAGAATCAGGTGAAGATGACAGTTGACGAATATGAGACGATAAGGCTTATTGACCTGGAAGGGTTTACCCAGGAAGAGTGTGCTAAAAAAATGAATGTCGCCCGCACTACGGTCCAGGGGATCTATATCGAAGCGAGGAAGAAGCTGGCTGAATCTTTAGTGAATGGTAAAGTGCTGCAGATCGAAGGAGGAGAATACCGGCTTTGCGACGGCTTAGGAAATGGCTGCGGCCAGGGCTGCCAAAAGCGCAGACGAAGAATGGGTTGTGCCGGTCAAGAGGAATGA
- a CDS encoding DUF5320 domain-containing protein gives MPGRDGTGPSGVRSMSGRGLGLCSGANAVQPRAGRMGLPGRARRRGLGRGYGSGLAVNPASSKTQKELLQEHRDRLQNRIASIDKQLESL, from the coding sequence ATGCCAGGAAGAGATGGAACCGGCCCTAGTGGCGTCCGCTCAATGTCGGGAAGAGGTTTGGGACTTTGCTCTGGGGCAAATGCGGTTCAGCCCCGTGCCGGCAGAATGGGATTACCAGGACGTGCCCGCAGACGAGGTCTTGGTAGGGGCTATGGCAGTGGCTTGGCAGTTAACCCGGCTTCCTCTAAAACACAAAAAGAATTGCTTCAGGAACATAGAGACAGGCTGCAAAACCGAATCGCCAGCATTGATAAACAATTAGAAAGTCTGTAA